A single Nitrososphaerota archaeon DNA region contains:
- a CDS encoding thiamine pyrophosphate-binding protein: protein MYAGFVGGYSHPAAFHALNSADLILTVGISLDGVEAECLRLPRKVECIHFTTERPTPSNGKTVVGNLKETLKLLLERLRASPRREADTLLLKQIQQIKREVYEKIEGEIVVHVNDKPLHPGVAVKILDSTAEKDSILTVDTGLSTFWIRDAYHIKGIRGVLCSSGYAAMGFSLPAAIAAKIVYPERSVFAATGDGGLLMSYADLPTLIENNLNVVVVVFNDSKYGQVWQLQKERFGGKFIATDLQPTDFAAIFNALGGVGIRVETVEEAKKAFEEASSFKKPVLIDMKTDFSHNVPGLNIYIHNPKVELGRG from the coding sequence TTGTATGCAGGTTTTGTCGGCGGCTACTCTCACCCAGCTGCCTTCCACGCGCTGAATTCAGCCGACCTAATACTGACTGTAGGCATAAGCCTAGATGGTGTAGAAGCAGAATGCTTGAGGCTGCCTCGCAAAGTTGAGTGCATACACTTTACCACAGAAAGACCCACGCCCTCCAACGGGAAGACTGTTGTCGGAAATCTTAAGGAGACGCTTAAACTCCTATTAGAGAGGTTAAGAGCATCGCCACGCAGAGAAGCCGACACCCTCCTCTTAAAACAAATCCAGCAGATAAAGAGAGAGGTTTATGAAAAAATAGAAGGCGAGATCGTAGTGCACGTAAACGATAAGCCTCTTCACCCAGGCGTTGCGGTTAAGATCTTGGACTCAACGGCAGAAAAAGACTCCATCCTAACCGTAGACACCGGGCTGAGTACATTCTGGATAAGAGACGCCTACCATATCAAAGGTATTAGAGGTGTGCTATGCTCGAGCGGCTACGCTGCTATGGGGTTCTCTCTACCGGCAGCCATCGCAGCAAAGATCGTTTACCCTGAAAGAAGCGTCTTCGCAGCTACAGGAGACGGTGGGCTACTGATGTCTTATGCTGATCTCCCCACACTCATAGAGAACAACCTAAATGTTGTGGTAGTGGTCTTTAACGACAGTAAATATGGTCAAGTATGGCAGCTTCAAAAGGAGCGCTTCGGGGGGAAATTTATAGCGACAGACCTACAACCAACAGACTTCGCAGCCATCTTTAACGCATTAGGAGGCGTAGGCATACGTGTAGAAACTGTAGAAGAAGCGAAAAAAGCGTTTGAGGAAGCGAGCAGCTTCAAGAAACCGGTACTCATAGATATGAAAACCGACTTCAGCCACAACGTACCTGGGCTAAATATCTATATTCATAACCCGAAGGTTGAATTAGGTAGAGGCTAG
- a CDS encoding DUF59 domain-containing protein, with the protein MSRPDASLQRRIGYSEKVIEHFTNPRNVGRLEDADVTAKVGSVACGDLIKLYLKIDEKTERIEKITFESYGCAANIATSSMLTELAKGKTLEEARKITFKDIADELGGLPKIKMHCAVLSKTGLDAAISKYYAMKGKTKIDDTLVKLLLRGVLDPITGVDIISGKTVESISVQNHEVTIGLRVDEKSQIAEELENDIREAFEGLPVDLKIVFKGSGGDTNQ; encoded by the coding sequence TTGAGCAGACCAGACGCTTCTCTGCAGCGGAGGATAGGTTACAGTGAAAAGGTCATCGAGCACTTCACCAACCCTAGGAATGTGGGTAGGCTTGAGGATGCTGACGTTACCGCTAAGGTCGGTAGCGTAGCTTGTGGCGACCTCATCAAGCTCTATCTTAAGATAGATGAGAAGACGGAGCGTATAGAGAAGATAACCTTCGAGTCCTATGGTTGCGCTGCCAACATAGCGACCTCATCGATGCTTACAGAGCTTGCTAAAGGTAAGACGCTTGAGGAGGCTAGGAAGATTACGTTCAAGGATATTGCTGATGAGCTGGGTGGTCTACCGAAGATCAAGATGCACTGTGCTGTGCTATCTAAGACTGGGTTAGATGCCGCAATCTCAAAGTATTATGCTATGAAGGGGAAGACTAAGATAGACGACACCCTCGTCAAGCTCCTTCTTAGAGGCGTGTTAGACCCGATAACAGGCGTGGACATAATTTCTGGCAAGACGGTGGAGAGCATATCGGTTCAGAACCACGAAGTAACCATAGGGCTTAGGGTTGATGAGAAGAGCCAGATCGCTGAGGAGCTTGAGAACGATATAAGAGAAGCCTTCGAAGGGCTACCAGTCGACCTTAAGATAGTATTCAAAGGCAGCGGCGGAGATACAAACCAATAA